From the Streptomyces sp. Tu 2975 genome, one window contains:
- the cdgB gene encoding diguanylate cyclase CdgB, translated as METESEPYVRLATLRQLHQVVAELNTARSLADTLQTVADGIVAGLGYELACVNLVRPDGDLVVAAFAGSAAAEALITGRVGSRTSWDRRLSMGEAWGDLRFIPHTEGWVLIEDDVPQWHTDGPEPRFEDEWHPQDRLYAPMYASGGGRELLGVISVDRPRNGRRPGPWGQEALQMYASQAAIAISNARLRANMQRALVRLEREQQALRASEESFRQAFEYAPSGMAIAEMGGDQHGRLLRTNDALCRLLGRPASAMRRYSFADLVHPEDVGTLLRTSAEGGRAEIRLGRRDGSYVWVSLRNSVVADTADGPRFLLTHVEDIEDRKRHELQLAHRASHDALTGLPNSAELRARLSSRLCERPHATYATDIEALDAAYETDRGFRSDAFDFETVGGRPYDHHVHIVAPDSEIDDGAKGLAVLFCDLDGFKSINDRFGHQTGDAVLVEVARRLTTGVRDGDTVARLGGDEFVVLADGLGAADAADLAVRLRNAIILPIRVGGRGVRVGASFGIGWASCGMSVEEVLQSADQRMYIEKRARSKVHRRAG; from the coding sequence GCAGTCTGGCCGACACCCTGCAGACCGTCGCCGACGGCATCGTCGCCGGACTGGGCTACGAACTGGCCTGCGTCAATCTGGTGCGCCCCGACGGTGACCTCGTCGTCGCCGCCTTCGCCGGCAGCGCCGCCGCCGAGGCCCTGATCACCGGCCGGGTCGGCTCGCGTACTTCCTGGGACCGCCGCCTGTCCATGGGCGAAGCCTGGGGCGACCTGCGCTTCATCCCGCACACCGAGGGCTGGGTCCTCATAGAGGACGACGTGCCCCAGTGGCACACCGACGGCCCCGAGCCCCGCTTCGAGGACGAGTGGCACCCGCAGGACCGTCTCTACGCCCCGATGTACGCGTCGGGCGGCGGGCGTGAACTGCTCGGCGTGATCTCCGTGGACCGGCCGCGCAACGGCCGCCGCCCCGGCCCCTGGGGCCAGGAGGCGCTCCAGATGTACGCCTCCCAGGCCGCGATCGCCATCAGCAACGCACGACTTCGAGCCAACATGCAGCGCGCCCTGGTCCGCCTCGAGCGCGAGCAGCAGGCACTGCGCGCGAGCGAGGAATCCTTCCGTCAGGCGTTCGAGTACGCGCCCAGCGGCATGGCCATCGCCGAGATGGGCGGCGACCAGCACGGCCGCCTGCTGCGCACCAACGACGCCCTGTGCCGGCTGCTGGGCCGCCCCGCCTCCGCGATGCGTCGTTACTCCTTCGCCGACCTCGTCCACCCCGAGGACGTCGGCACTCTTCTGCGTACCTCCGCCGAGGGCGGACGCGCGGAGATCAGACTGGGCCGCAGGGACGGCAGCTACGTATGGGTGTCGCTGCGGAACTCGGTCGTCGCCGACACCGCGGACGGGCCCCGCTTCCTCCTGACCCACGTCGAGGACATCGAGGACCGCAAGCGCCACGAGCTCCAGCTCGCCCACCGCGCATCGCACGACGCGCTCACCGGCCTGCCCAACAGCGCCGAGCTGCGAGCCCGGCTCAGTTCGCGCCTGTGCGAGCGGCCGCACGCGACGTACGCGACGGACATCGAGGCGCTGGATGCCGCGTACGAGACCGACCGCGGTTTCCGGAGCGATGCCTTCGACTTCGAGACGGTCGGTGGCCGGCCCTACGACCACCATGTCCACATCGTGGCGCCCGACAGCGAGATCGACGACGGCGCCAAGGGGCTCGCGGTCCTCTTCTGCGACCTGGACGGCTTCAAGTCGATCAACGACCGCTTCGGGCACCAGACCGGTGACGCCGTCCTCGTCGAGGTCGCGCGCCGGCTCACCACCGGGGTACGGGACGGTGACACGGTCGCCAGGCTCGGCGGTGACGAGTTCGTCGTCCTCGCCGACGGCCTCGGCGCGGCGGACGCCGCCGACCTCGCCGTACGCCTGCGGAACGCGATCATCCTGCCCATCCGGGTGGGTGGCCGCGGAGTGCGGGTGGGCGCCAGCTTCGGTATCGGCTGGGCGAGCTGCGGGATGTCCGTCGAGGAGGTCCTGCAATCCGCGGACCAGCGGATGTACATCGAGAAGCGGGCCCGTTCGAAGGTCCACCGCAGGGCCGGCTGA
- a CDS encoding carbohydrate-binding protein: protein MTAGNNGASTPEDDDPFGYLYADGQQAGATPPRQGGYGYPGPAAQPGVPRTSYNQVRTVGERQYGQQVPQQQAYGQQPGYGQQPTAAYAAPETYPGASAQTRQVPVQTGGHGQGGHGGGRGGGPNTKGLLIGAIAVVAVVVIGIAAALMTSNGDKDDTAGQGGGGTTPSAGETVQEKPAPSEEEPEPVELPKQDAATLTLGPPAALAKDVPGAKGADGAYVMFNGVGGSAGWSVDVPEAGAYTMYITYSVPGKDAKTSLTINGGQPRELNMSNFAKAAEGDWQKGWTNTYAFVNLEKGKNDLKISCEQGNQCEAYLDQVWLEAGQSKS from the coding sequence ATGACGGCCGGGAACAACGGCGCGAGCACGCCCGAGGACGACGACCCGTTCGGCTACCTGTACGCCGACGGGCAGCAGGCAGGCGCCACGCCGCCGCGCCAGGGCGGCTACGGCTACCCCGGTCCGGCCGCGCAGCCCGGGGTCCCCCGCACCTCGTACAACCAGGTCCGTACGGTCGGGGAGCGACAGTACGGCCAGCAGGTCCCGCAGCAGCAGGCGTACGGGCAGCAGCCCGGCTACGGCCAGCAGCCGACGGCCGCGTACGCCGCACCGGAGACGTACCCCGGCGCTTCCGCCCAGACGCGCCAGGTCCCGGTGCAGACCGGCGGCCACGGTCAGGGCGGTCACGGCGGCGGACGCGGCGGCGGCCCCAACACCAAGGGCCTGCTGATCGGCGCGATCGCGGTCGTCGCGGTCGTGGTGATCGGCATCGCCGCGGCGCTGATGACCAGCAACGGCGACAAGGACGACACGGCCGGCCAGGGTGGTGGAGGCACCACCCCGTCCGCGGGCGAGACCGTCCAGGAGAAGCCGGCGCCGTCGGAGGAGGAGCCGGAGCCCGTCGAGCTGCCCAAGCAGGACGCGGCGACGCTGACGCTGGGGCCTCCCGCGGCCCTCGCGAAGGACGTGCCCGGCGCGAAGGGCGCGGACGGCGCATACGTCATGTTCAACGGTGTCGGCGGTTCGGCCGGCTGGTCGGTGGACGTCCCGGAGGCCGGCGCCTACACGATGTACATCACGTACAGCGTGCCCGGCAAGGACGCCAAGACCTCCCTGACGATCAACGGCGGACAGCCCCGCGAGCTCAACATGTCGAACTTCGCCAAGGCGGCGGAGGGCGACTGGCAGAAGGGCTGGACCAACACCTACGCCTTCGTGAACCTCGAGAAGGGCAAGAACGACCTCAAGATCTCCTGCGAGCAGGGGAACCAGTGCGAGGCCTATCTCGACCAGGTCTGGCTGGAGGCCGGTCAGAGCAAGAGCTGA
- a CDS encoding 1-phosphofructokinase family hexose kinase, with product MILTVTLNAALDITYQVAALVPHTTHRVGEVVERPGGKGINVARVLAALGHESVVTGFAGGATGAVLRGMLAPLAPHDALVEIAGTTRRTLAVTDRASGDTTQLNEPGPTVSPEEWAALLSSYDSLLREADAVALCGSLPPGIHVGAYAELVRRARAAEVPVLLDTSGEPLRRGIAARPDLVKPNADELAQLTGSREPLRATRDARRRGAHTVVASLGPDGLLAATPDGTWQAAPPEPVKGNPTGAGDSAVAGLLSGLVAGLSWPERLSRAVALSAATVLAPAAGEFDAAAYERLLPRVGVVEHTPAAPGK from the coding sequence GTGATCCTTACGGTCACGCTCAACGCCGCCCTCGACATCACCTATCAGGTGGCGGCCCTCGTCCCGCACACCACGCACCGGGTCGGCGAGGTCGTGGAGCGTCCGGGCGGCAAGGGCATCAACGTCGCCCGCGTGCTCGCGGCCCTCGGCCACGAGAGCGTCGTCACCGGCTTCGCGGGCGGAGCCACCGGGGCCGTACTCCGGGGGATGCTCGCCCCGCTCGCACCGCACGACGCGCTCGTCGAGATCGCCGGCACCACCCGCCGCACCCTCGCCGTCACCGACCGCGCGAGCGGCGACACCACGCAGCTGAACGAGCCGGGACCGACGGTCTCGCCCGAGGAGTGGGCCGCCCTCCTCTCCTCGTACGACTCCCTCCTGCGCGAGGCCGACGCGGTCGCCCTGTGCGGCAGCCTGCCGCCTGGCATCCATGTCGGCGCGTACGCCGAGCTGGTGCGCCGGGCGCGCGCCGCGGAGGTGCCCGTACTCCTCGACACCAGCGGCGAACCGCTGCGCCGCGGCATCGCCGCCCGGCCGGATCTCGTCAAGCCCAACGCGGACGAGCTCGCGCAGCTCACCGGCTCACGGGAACCGCTCCGCGCCACCCGAGACGCCCGCCGCCGCGGCGCACACACCGTGGTCGCCTCGCTGGGCCCGGACGGACTGCTCGCCGCCACACCGGACGGCACCTGGCAGGCCGCTCCGCCGGAGCCGGTGAAGGGCAACCCGACGGGCGCGGGCGACTCGGCGGTCGCCGGTCTGCTCTCCGGACTGGTCGCGGGACTCTCCTGGCCGGAACGGCTGTCCCGGGCGGTGGCCCTCTCCGCGGCGACCGTGCTGGCCCCCGCGGCGGGCGAGTTCGACGCGGCCGCGTACGAGCGGCTGCTGCCGAGGGTCGGCGTCGTCGAGCACACCCCGGCCGCACCCGGGAAGTGA
- the nagA gene encoding N-acetylglucosamine-6-phosphate deacetylase, with translation MAASAARATSTVHARSPHHPPSTVLAGARVVLPTGTVDNGRVVVEGTKIVTEASAAEADVHDLSGHWVVPGFVDIHNHGGGGASFTSGTAEDVLHGVMTHRRHGTTTLVASTVTGDMDFLAHRAGFLSELVEQGDLAGIHFEGPFISPCRKGAHSEELLRDPDPAEVRKLIDAARGTAKMVTLATELPGGIDSVRLLAEHGVIAAIGHTDATYEQTREAIDAGATVATHLFNAMPALGHRAPGPIAALLEDERITVELINDGTHLHPAALELAFRSAGAARVAFITDAMDAAGFGDGRYQLGPLEVEVKDGVARLVEGHSIAGSTLTLDTAFKRAVTVDRIPVEDVVTAISANPAKLLGAYDRVGSLDPGKDADLVVLDADFALKGVMRRGEWVVRPEVG, from the coding sequence ATGGCCGCCAGCGCCGCTCGCGCCACGAGCACGGTCCACGCCAGGAGCCCGCACCACCCGCCGAGCACGGTCCTGGCCGGCGCCCGGGTGGTGCTGCCGACCGGGACCGTCGACAACGGACGCGTCGTCGTCGAGGGCACGAAGATCGTCACGGAGGCCTCCGCCGCGGAGGCCGACGTCCACGACCTGTCCGGCCACTGGGTGGTTCCCGGCTTCGTCGACATCCACAACCACGGCGGCGGCGGAGCCTCCTTCACCTCCGGCACCGCCGAGGACGTCCTGCACGGCGTCATGACGCACCGGCGGCACGGCACCACCACGCTGGTCGCCTCCACCGTCACCGGCGACATGGACTTCCTCGCCCACCGGGCCGGCTTCCTGTCCGAGCTGGTCGAACAGGGCGACCTCGCGGGCATCCACTTCGAGGGGCCGTTCATCTCCCCCTGCCGCAAGGGCGCCCACAGCGAGGAACTGCTGCGCGACCCCGACCCGGCCGAGGTCCGCAAGCTGATCGACGCCGCCCGCGGCACCGCGAAGATGGTCACCCTCGCCACCGAACTGCCCGGCGGCATCGACTCCGTACGGCTGCTCGCCGAGCACGGCGTGATCGCCGCGATCGGCCACACCGACGCGACGTACGAGCAGACCCGCGAGGCCATCGACGCCGGCGCCACCGTCGCCACGCACCTGTTCAACGCGATGCCGGCCCTCGGCCACCGGGCCCCCGGCCCGATCGCTGCGCTGCTCGAGGACGAGCGGATCACCGTCGAGCTGATCAACGACGGCACCCATCTCCATCCGGCCGCGCTGGAGCTGGCCTTCCGCAGCGCCGGCGCCGCCCGGGTCGCGTTCATCACGGACGCCATGGACGCCGCGGGCTTCGGCGACGGCCGCTACCAGCTGGGCCCCCTCGAGGTCGAGGTCAAGGACGGTGTGGCGCGGCTCGTGGAGGGCCATTCGATCGCGGGCTCCACGCTCACCCTGGACACCGCCTTCAAGCGGGCCGTCACCGTCGACCGCATCCCGGTGGAGGACGTCGTCACGGCGATCTCCGCCAACCCGGCGAAGCTGCTCGGCGCGTACGACAGGGTCGGCTCGCTCGATCCGGGCAAGGACGCGGACCTGGTGGTCCTCGACGCCGACTTCGCCCTCAAGGGCGTGATGCGCCGCGGCGAATGGGTGGTCCGCCCCGAAGTGGGCTGA
- a CDS encoding ROK family protein — MRHVIALDVGGTGMKAALVGADGTLLHEARRPTGRERGPDAVVESILGFAADLRAHGQEHLGQAAEAAGVAVPGIVDAEQGIAVYAANLGWRDVPLRELLSRRLDGVPVALGHDVRTGGLAEGRIGAGRGTDRFLFVPLGTGIAGAIGIDGTIEAGAHGCAGEIGHIVVRPGGPACGCGQRGCLETLASAAAVTRAWAAATGDPAADAADCARAVEAGDKAATRVWQEAVDALADGLVTALTLLDPRTLIIGGGLAEAGETLFSPLRAAVEERVTFQKLPTIVPAALGDTAGCLGAGLLAWDLLATEVSA; from the coding sequence GTGAGACACGTCATCGCCCTCGATGTGGGCGGCACCGGTATGAAGGCTGCCCTGGTCGGGGCGGACGGCACGCTCCTGCACGAGGCACGGCGGCCCACCGGGCGCGAGCGCGGGCCCGACGCCGTCGTGGAGTCGATCCTCGGCTTCGCCGCCGATCTCCGCGCCCACGGCCAGGAGCACCTGGGGCAGGCCGCCGAGGCCGCAGGCGTCGCCGTGCCCGGCATCGTCGACGCCGAGCAGGGCATCGCCGTCTACGCCGCCAACCTGGGCTGGCGCGACGTCCCGCTGCGGGAGCTGCTGAGCCGCAGGCTCGACGGCGTGCCGGTGGCGCTCGGCCACGACGTCCGCACCGGCGGTCTCGCGGAGGGCCGCATCGGCGCCGGCCGGGGCACCGACCGGTTCCTGTTCGTCCCGCTCGGCACCGGCATCGCGGGCGCCATAGGCATCGACGGCACCATCGAGGCAGGCGCCCACGGCTGCGCAGGCGAGATCGGCCACATCGTCGTACGGCCCGGCGGCCCCGCCTGCGGATGCGGGCAGCGCGGCTGTCTGGAGACACTGGCCTCCGCCGCCGCGGTCACCCGTGCCTGGGCCGCCGCCACCGGCGACCCCGCTGCCGACGCCGCCGACTGCGCCAGGGCGGTCGAGGCCGGCGACAAGGCGGCGACCCGGGTGTGGCAGGAGGCGGTCGACGCACTCGCCGACGGCCTCGTCACCGCACTCACCCTGCTGGACCCCCGCACGCTGATCATCGGTGGCGGCCTCGCCGAGGCCGGGGAAACCTTGTTCTCACCCCTTCGGGCGGCCGTAGAGGAACGTGTGACGTTCCAGAAGCTGCCCACGATCGTCCCGGCGGCCCTCGGGGACACCGCCGGATGCCTGGGCGCAGGGCTGCTCGCCTGGGATCTACTCGCCACGGAGGTATCCGCCTGA